One stretch of Prionailurus viverrinus isolate Anna chromosome C1, UM_Priviv_1.0, whole genome shotgun sequence DNA includes these proteins:
- the ACAP3 gene encoding arf-GAP with coiled-coil, ANK repeat and PH domain-containing protein 3 isoform X2 produces the protein MTVEFEECIKDSPRFRATIDEVETDVVEIEAKLDKLVKLCSGMIEAGKAYVTTNRLFVSGVRDLSQQCRGDTVISECLQRFGDSLQEMVNYHMILFDQAQRSVRQQLHNFVKEDVRKFKETKKQFDKVREDMELSLVRNAQAPRHRPHEVEEATGALTLTRKCFRHLALDYVLQINVLQAKKKFEILDSMLSFMHAQHSFFQQGYSLLHQLDPYMKKLAAELDQLVIDSAVEKREMERKHAAIQQRTLLQDFSYDEPKVEFDVDAPSGVVMEGYLFKRASNAFKTWNRRWFSIQNSQLVYQKKLKDVLTVVVDDLRLCSVKPCEDIERRFCFEVVSPTKSCMLQADSEKLRQAWVQAVQASIASAYRESPDSCYSERLDRTASPSTSSIDSATDSRERSVKGESVLQRVQNVAGNSQCGDCGQPDPRWASINLGVLLCIECSGIHRSLGVHCSKVRSLTLDSWEPELLKLMCELGNSTVNQIYEAQCEGPGGRKPTASSPRQDKEAWIKDKYVEKKFLRKPPPAPARDVPRPWRAQKCQRHHSSPRVPAARRKVRLEPILPSVAALSSGAVERKFRRDSLFCPDELDSLFSYFDAGAAAAGPRSLSSDSGLGGSSDGSSDVLAFGAGSVVDSVTEEEGAESEESSGEADGEAEAWGLADVRELHPGLLAHRAARTRDLRALAMALAHGAEVNWADAEDEGKTPLVQAVLGGSLIVCEFLLQNGADVNQRDSRGRAPLHHATLLGRTGQVCLFLKRGADQHALDHKQQDPLSIAIQEANADIVTLLRLARMAEEMREAEAPPGQPGPLAGSSPTELQYRRCIQEFISLHLEES, from the exons GGCTACTATTGACGAGGTGGAAACAGACGTGGTGGAGATCGAGGCAAAACTAGACAAG CTGGTCAAGCTGTGCAGTGGCATGATCGAGGCTGGCAAGGCCTATGTCACGACCAACAGGCTCTTCGTGAGTGGTGTTCGAGACCTGTCCCAGCAGTGCCGGGGCGACACCGTCATCTCG GAATGTCTGCAGAGGTTTGGAGACAGCCTGCAGGAGATGGTCAACTACCACATG ATCCTGTTTGACCAGGCCCAGAGGTCTGTGCGGCAGCAACTGCACAACTTCGTCAAAGA GGACGTGCGGAAATTCAAGGAGACCAAGAAACAGTTTGACAAAGTTCGGGAGGACATGGAGCTGTCCCTCGTGAGGAATGCCCAGGCCCCACGGCACCGGCCCCACGAGGTGGAGGAGGCCACAGGTGCCTTGACCCTCACCCGGAAGTGTTTCCGTCACCTGGCACTAGACTATGTGCTCCAG ATCAACGTACTCCAGGCCAAGAAGAAGTTTGAGATCTTGGATTCT ATGCTGTCCTTCATGCACGCCCAGCACAGCTTCTTCCAGCAGGGCTATAGCCTGCTGCACCAGCTGGACCCCTACATGAAGAAGCTGGCAGCCGAG CTAGACCAGCTAGTGATCGACTCGGCGGTGGAAAAGCGTGAGATGGAGCGAAAGCATGCCGCCATCCAGCAGCGG ACGCTGCTGCAG GACTTCTCCTACGATGAGCCCAAAGTGGAGTTTGATGTGGACGCGCCCAGCGGTGTGGTGATGGAGGGCTACCTCTTCAAGAGGGCCAGTAATGCCTTCAAGACGTGGAACCG GCGCTGGTTCTCCATCCAGAACAGCCAGCTGGTCTACCAGAAGAAACTCAAG GACGTGCTCACCGTGGTGGTGGATGACCTCCGTCTGTGCTCCGTGAAGCCATGTGAGGACATCGAACGGAGGTTCTGTTTTGAGGTCGTGTCACCCACCAA GAGCTGCATGCTGCAGGCCGACTCAGAGAAGCTGCGGCAGGCCTGGGTTCAAGCTGTGCAGGCCAGCATCGCCTCTGCCTACCGGGAGAGCCCGGACAGCTGCTACAGTGAG AGGCTGGACCGCACGGCGTCTCCGTCCACGAGCAGCATCGACTCTGCTACGGACTCGCGGGAGCGCAGCGTCAAGGGCGAGAGCGTGCTGCAGCGTGTGCAGAACGTGGCTGGCAATAGCCAGTGTGGGGACTGTGGCCAGCCGGATCCCCGCTGGGCCAGCATCAACCTGGGGGTGCTGCTCTGCATCGAGTGCTCCGGCATCCACAG GAGCCTGGGTGTCCACTGCTCCAAGGTGCGGTCCCTGACCCTGGACTCATGGGAGCCAGAGCTGCTGAAG CTGATGTGTGAGCTTGGCAACAGCACCGTGAACCAGATCTACGAGGCTCAGTGTGAGGGGCCAGGTGGCAGGAAGCCCACAGCCAGCAGCCCTAG GCAGGACAAGGAGGCCTGGATCAAGGACAAGTATGTGGAAAAGAAGTTCCTGCGGAAGCCACCGCCGGCACCAGCCCGGGACGTGCCCCGGCCCTGGAGGGCGCAAAAGTGCCAGCGCCACCACAGCTCCCCCCGGGTCCCCGCTGCCCGCCGCAAGGTCCGGCTGGAGCCCATCCTGCCCTCTGTGGCTGCTCTGTCCTCAG GTGCTGTGGAGCGCAAGTTCCGGAGGGACTCTCTCTTCTGCCCGGATGAGCTGGACTCCCTCTTCTCCTACTTCGATGCTGGGGCTGCTGCAGCCGGTCCACGGA GTCTGAGCAGCGATAGTGGCTTAGGAGGCAGCTCTGATGGCAGCTCTGACGTTCTAGCCTTTGGCGCAGGCTCTGTTGTGGACAGCGTCACTGAGGAGG AGGGTGCAGAGTCGGAGGAGTCCAGCGGGGAGGCGGATGGAGAAGCAGAGGCCTGGGGCCTGGCGGACGTGCGCGAGCTGCACCCTGGTCTACTGGCGCACCGGGCGGCGCGAACCCGAGACCTCCGAGCGCTGGCCATGGCGCTGGCGCACGGGGCAGAGGTCAACTGGGCCGACGCGGAGGACGAGGGCAAGACGCCTTTGGTGCAGGCTGTGCTGGGG GGCTCCTTGATTGTCTGTGAATTCCTTCTGCAAAACGGAGCAGACGTGAACCAAAGAGACAGCCGGGGCAGAGCGCCGCTGCACCACGCCACACTCCTGGGACGCACGGG TCAGGTCTGCCTGTTCTTGAAGCGGGGGGCCGACCAGCACGCCTTGGACCACAAGCAGCAGGACCCACTGAGCATCGCGATCCAGGAGGCAAACGCGGACATCGTCACTTT GCTCCGGCTGGCCCGCATGGCTGAGGAGATGCGAGAGGCGGAGGCGCCCCCGGGCCAGCCGGGCCCCCTGGCGGGCAGCAGCCCCACGGAGCTCCAGTACCGCAGGTGCATCCAGGAGTTCATCAGCCTCCACCTGGAGGAGAGCTAG
- the ACAP3 gene encoding arf-GAP with coiled-coil, ANK repeat and PH domain-containing protein 3 isoform X1, producing MTVEFEECIKDSPRFRATIDEVETDVVEIEAKLDKLVKLCSGMIEAGKAYVTTNRLFVSGVRDLSQQCRGDTVISECLQRFGDSLQEMVNYHMILFDQAQRSVRQQLHNFVKEDVRKFKETKKQFDKVREDMELSLVRNAQAPRHRPHEVEEATGALTLTRKCFRHLALDYVLQINVLQAKKKFEILDSMLSFMHAQHSFFQQGYSLLHQLDPYMKKLAAELDQLVIDSAVEKREMERKHAAIQQRTLLQDFSYDEPKVEFDVDAPSGVVMEGYLFKRASNAFKTWNRRWFSIQNSQLVYQKKLKDVLTVVVDDLRLCSVKPCEDIERRFCFEVVSPTKSCMLQADSEKLRQAWVQAVQASIASAYRESPDSCYSERLDRTASPSTSSIDSATDSRERSVKGESVLQRVQNVAGNSQCGDCGQPDPRWASINLGVLLCIECSGIHRSLGVHCSKVRSLTLDSWEPELLKLMCELGNSTVNQIYEAQCEGPGGRKPTASSPRQDKEAWIKDKYVEKKFLRKPPPAPARDVPRPWRAQKCQRHHSSPRVPAARRKVRLEPILPSVAALSSAGAVERKFRRDSLFCPDELDSLFSYFDAGAAAAGPRSLSSDSGLGGSSDGSSDVLAFGAGSVVDSVTEEEGAESEESSGEADGEAEAWGLADVRELHPGLLAHRAARTRDLRALAMALAHGAEVNWADAEDEGKTPLVQAVLGGSLIVCEFLLQNGADVNQRDSRGRAPLHHATLLGRTGQVCLFLKRGADQHALDHKQQDPLSIAIQEANADIVTLLRLARMAEEMREAEAPPGQPGPLAGSSPTELQYRRCIQEFISLHLEES from the exons GGCTACTATTGACGAGGTGGAAACAGACGTGGTGGAGATCGAGGCAAAACTAGACAAG CTGGTCAAGCTGTGCAGTGGCATGATCGAGGCTGGCAAGGCCTATGTCACGACCAACAGGCTCTTCGTGAGTGGTGTTCGAGACCTGTCCCAGCAGTGCCGGGGCGACACCGTCATCTCG GAATGTCTGCAGAGGTTTGGAGACAGCCTGCAGGAGATGGTCAACTACCACATG ATCCTGTTTGACCAGGCCCAGAGGTCTGTGCGGCAGCAACTGCACAACTTCGTCAAAGA GGACGTGCGGAAATTCAAGGAGACCAAGAAACAGTTTGACAAAGTTCGGGAGGACATGGAGCTGTCCCTCGTGAGGAATGCCCAGGCCCCACGGCACCGGCCCCACGAGGTGGAGGAGGCCACAGGTGCCTTGACCCTCACCCGGAAGTGTTTCCGTCACCTGGCACTAGACTATGTGCTCCAG ATCAACGTACTCCAGGCCAAGAAGAAGTTTGAGATCTTGGATTCT ATGCTGTCCTTCATGCACGCCCAGCACAGCTTCTTCCAGCAGGGCTATAGCCTGCTGCACCAGCTGGACCCCTACATGAAGAAGCTGGCAGCCGAG CTAGACCAGCTAGTGATCGACTCGGCGGTGGAAAAGCGTGAGATGGAGCGAAAGCATGCCGCCATCCAGCAGCGG ACGCTGCTGCAG GACTTCTCCTACGATGAGCCCAAAGTGGAGTTTGATGTGGACGCGCCCAGCGGTGTGGTGATGGAGGGCTACCTCTTCAAGAGGGCCAGTAATGCCTTCAAGACGTGGAACCG GCGCTGGTTCTCCATCCAGAACAGCCAGCTGGTCTACCAGAAGAAACTCAAG GACGTGCTCACCGTGGTGGTGGATGACCTCCGTCTGTGCTCCGTGAAGCCATGTGAGGACATCGAACGGAGGTTCTGTTTTGAGGTCGTGTCACCCACCAA GAGCTGCATGCTGCAGGCCGACTCAGAGAAGCTGCGGCAGGCCTGGGTTCAAGCTGTGCAGGCCAGCATCGCCTCTGCCTACCGGGAGAGCCCGGACAGCTGCTACAGTGAG AGGCTGGACCGCACGGCGTCTCCGTCCACGAGCAGCATCGACTCTGCTACGGACTCGCGGGAGCGCAGCGTCAAGGGCGAGAGCGTGCTGCAGCGTGTGCAGAACGTGGCTGGCAATAGCCAGTGTGGGGACTGTGGCCAGCCGGATCCCCGCTGGGCCAGCATCAACCTGGGGGTGCTGCTCTGCATCGAGTGCTCCGGCATCCACAG GAGCCTGGGTGTCCACTGCTCCAAGGTGCGGTCCCTGACCCTGGACTCATGGGAGCCAGAGCTGCTGAAG CTGATGTGTGAGCTTGGCAACAGCACCGTGAACCAGATCTACGAGGCTCAGTGTGAGGGGCCAGGTGGCAGGAAGCCCACAGCCAGCAGCCCTAG GCAGGACAAGGAGGCCTGGATCAAGGACAAGTATGTGGAAAAGAAGTTCCTGCGGAAGCCACCGCCGGCACCAGCCCGGGACGTGCCCCGGCCCTGGAGGGCGCAAAAGTGCCAGCGCCACCACAGCTCCCCCCGGGTCCCCGCTGCCCGCCGCAAGGTCCGGCTGGAGCCCATCCTGCCCTCTGTGGCTGCTCTGTCCTCAG CAGGTGCTGTGGAGCGCAAGTTCCGGAGGGACTCTCTCTTCTGCCCGGATGAGCTGGACTCCCTCTTCTCCTACTTCGATGCTGGGGCTGCTGCAGCCGGTCCACGGA GTCTGAGCAGCGATAGTGGCTTAGGAGGCAGCTCTGATGGCAGCTCTGACGTTCTAGCCTTTGGCGCAGGCTCTGTTGTGGACAGCGTCACTGAGGAGG AGGGTGCAGAGTCGGAGGAGTCCAGCGGGGAGGCGGATGGAGAAGCAGAGGCCTGGGGCCTGGCGGACGTGCGCGAGCTGCACCCTGGTCTACTGGCGCACCGGGCGGCGCGAACCCGAGACCTCCGAGCGCTGGCCATGGCGCTGGCGCACGGGGCAGAGGTCAACTGGGCCGACGCGGAGGACGAGGGCAAGACGCCTTTGGTGCAGGCTGTGCTGGGG GGCTCCTTGATTGTCTGTGAATTCCTTCTGCAAAACGGAGCAGACGTGAACCAAAGAGACAGCCGGGGCAGAGCGCCGCTGCACCACGCCACACTCCTGGGACGCACGGG TCAGGTCTGCCTGTTCTTGAAGCGGGGGGCCGACCAGCACGCCTTGGACCACAAGCAGCAGGACCCACTGAGCATCGCGATCCAGGAGGCAAACGCGGACATCGTCACTTT GCTCCGGCTGGCCCGCATGGCTGAGGAGATGCGAGAGGCGGAGGCGCCCCCGGGCCAGCCGGGCCCCCTGGCGGGCAGCAGCCCCACGGAGCTCCAGTACCGCAGGTGCATCCAGGAGTTCATCAGCCTCCACCTGGAGGAGAGCTAG